GTAGCCGTTTGTGATTGGACCAGAGTGGGGAGGAGAGAAGGCCTGATACTAGTGGCTGTAATCGGACCTTGCAGGAATTCCTGCCCCCCCACGCCCCCCACGCCTCCTCCCTCGAGTGCCATTATATCAGCACACAGCCAACCAAGAAAGCTGCCAGGGCGGAAAGTCACTTTTGCTTTCATCGCCACCATTTTGGCTCCCCAGTCGTCCAGCTGGAGGAGACCGAGACAGACCGAGCTGCATAATAACCCCCGTTGTCCCCCGGCGGTGAAAGCTGTAGATTCACGCACCGTGCAGGGAAATTTGATAAAGTGGAGCTTATTTTTTGCACAGCAGGAATTCGCTctaatgcttttgttttgtctctttgtgcagGTACCATTTATGAGGGCACGACAAATATCCAGCTAACCACTATGGCCAAGTTCATTGATAAGGAATATGATTATTGAGCCCATATGACCACAGACTGAAAGCACCATTCTGACACTCCAATTAATCGGTGTAGACTTCTTGTTTCTAGACCTTTTTTGGAACTTCCTGTTAAGTAGCTGTTACTGATGATGTGGTGTAAtgatgtttttactttattttctgctttttgtttctactgAGGAGTATTAGagcttctgtaaaaaaaaaaaaaaataataataataataattctggtGTTAAACTTTAATTTTGAGCAAAAGAAGAAGTCGTAAGTCTGACTTTAAACctaaatactgaatgaaagtgATTATtctgcaagattttttttaaaaaaagctatttGGATATTTGGATATGTTAATGATATAAtcatggatttattttatttttttttacagtggcGCTAATCCTCTTGAGGTAGTTTTCCGTTACAAACACAGTGTTAATCACCTGACAAAACACTAGACTTGACACTAAaccttcaccacctcctccttatTTGTCATCTTCTTATTGAGACATCGGGATCAGATGTGCAGAAACGATAACACACCTGATCCCTATGTTTCAATAAGACCGTCACCGTGAAAATGATCGATTTTCCCTCCAATATTTCAGTGCCTTCTAAATACTGAGATCAAGTGTGTTGTATCTGCAGGATGCTCTGTAGCAGCTGGATTGTAACAGTTCACTTATATGCtccacacatactgtacagtgAGACATTTTACGTCATAGCAAATTACCTGTAAAGAACGATCTATCTGTagtattaaatgtgaaatattctgCCGTGCATCGGATGCTGTGATTTCAGGTTTATACCAATTCTCCTCGCTAGGTGGCAACATTTTCCTGAGTGACGGCAGCGCCGCTCCTGAGTTGAGTCAGCTCCTTTCTGAAAAGGCAGCCAATTACCACGTCTTTTAACAGCCTGTCACCTCTAATGATATTTTATATTGATTTAATTATGCCGGTGCTTCAGATGGAAAGAGCCCGCCGTGCGTAATTGACTCGCAGATGATTTTGCAGTTTAGACTGATTACGTTTCACACAGATGAGCTGCGTCCCGGCTacacagacccagacccagaaaGAATGACATGTTTCTTGCAGGGCACTCGACATTGATTCATGCTTTATAGAGAttgggagtaaaaaaaaaaaaaaaaaaaaaaaaatgcaatgctAGAGATTTGCAGGcctgatttaaattattaaggAGTCCAGATTCCCATTgccagacaaataaatacatttattgatTACACCACTCActagattattttttaaaaaaaactaaactaaatattatgTCATATATGTCATAGCAGAGAATTGCTTGTGACCATaagatttaactttaaatggCTTAAATACATAATATTTAGGGACACCTGTTGACACCCGTCCACATTTTAAACAAGtgaaaattcacaaaataaatttaattttactgaATTAGAGAAGAATTACTAATTGtctctccacctccatcttATCCTGTAAAGAAAAACTCCACTGAGCTGTAAACATTTCACTGGATTTAGTTCATCTCACAAGATGGAAATTaatttcagacacacacagaataaaatacACTGATACAAACGCCTCCAAGGTTTTCCCTGAAGCATCTGAACGCGTCAGTCACTGAATGCCCTTTCTTTTCCACTCTGACTCGTGAAGGGCCCCCGGTTTAATGAACATAATCTGGTGGAAGCGCGCAGCCATCCGCTTCTCACTTTGCCTTGGCAAATGCAGCTCAGCTATAGCCTCTTTCTCCGCCCCCATCTTTAACACGGCTATGAGACCTCTAATTATGCAAGGATTCAAGTAGCTTTTCACAAAACACAGTGTTGTCCTCCAGAGCTGGAGAGTGCTCCATGAGCTAAAAGGACAGGCTGCTTATTTGTAGGTTGAGCAAATTCAATTTGTTTGATTAGTTCTCTGCGTCTGCTTCAGGTTTGGTTTAAATGCTGAATCTTAAATGCTTTCCGCTATGTGGTTTTTGCAGGGACTCACAGCATCTAGTGTCTATCCAATTGGTGTAACTATTGAggtctttatctttttattattattatttctggcACAGTTAAAGGCTTAAATTCATGTCCACATGTTCTTTgtaaggattttattttttttattttttttaaaagatattttataCCAATTATCACCTAATCTGGGCACACTGGTTTACGTTTAGGCCTGTGTCTACATACTAATATAATCTGATTCATACAACCTCTAGTGCTGTGACAGAAATAGGGCTGTTGTCATCCTCGTGCATTAGATCACCTGCTGCTCTGGTGGGTTTGCAGGTTTTGTATAAAGCTGACGTGAAAAGACTTTATCACGATGGCAAGCATTCAATTTGATGTTGGCCTGCTGTAGCGCTTCCTGACTAATAAAATTACGCAGAAGTCAATGAGCTCCGGTCCAGGTGAAATGCACAGCGCGGATGAAAGAGAATCTATCTGAACCCTGTAAGCTTCGACGAAACCTGAGGGAAAAAACATTCAATCAATAAATGCTACATTGTTTTCTAtggaatattaatatttttagttgcggttgttgttgtttttagttcatATGGCTCACATCTGTGCGTAAAATGCATGCGTAATTTGCGTAATCACCCCAATTTCATTATGCCCGTGTTTATGTGTGATAATCTGTGGACCATTTATTCAATTTACTGACAGGTGATTGTGGCTCGTGCACGCCTCCCCCAAAACCCGGAGACATTTTCCTCTTTAATCTAATTGGATGATAAGTGGGTGCGCACTGCACGAGCCCGGAGCCAAAACGCCTGCGCGGCCTTTTTCTTTGGAGTCTATTCTCGCCACAGCCCCCTCGCGGTTTCATCTCAAATCCTATTTGCTATTGTACCTGCCCAATAGCAGGGACCGAGCGCGTTTTAACTCGGatggcatttttatttcatcattacaATCCGGCGCAAGTTGGACGCGGTGATCTCTGCGCTCTCGTGCCGATCACccctctggaggagctggacgcAGCGTTGAGcgtctttttgtgtttcttcttctctctgactCGCGTTATTTTGACACCAAAACCAGAAGATCCTTTTGAGGTGTTTTTACTTTGATACACATAGTTTTTGATGGTGATCCATATCGGACAGTAAGCGGTGATGGCAGACTCTGACACGCAAGAGACGCGCCAGCCGGCAAAGGATTCACCTTTTTCCATAAAGAACCTGCTGAACATTGAAGACAAACCAGCGAAGCCGAAAAGCATCCTCGGCTCGTCTAAAGGAGTTTTTGAAGGTAGCTTCTTTTCACGGCTCGGTGAATTGGCTCTCCCTCGGGTTGAGTTGCCCACACAGAGAATTGGATTATCTGCGCAGTATCTTGAAAGAGCATCTACCTGGTGGTATCCATATACGCTTGGGACGCATTTCAGGACTGGAGGTAAATATTTGTGCTACTTTGAATTCGAGTTTGTGTTTATAATTCCTAAAGTCTATCACAAGAAATACTCTTGATATCTTCATATTATTAGATTTGataaaatgcaatttaaacgaatttaaataaattctttcCAAATCACAAATTCCCTTCCGAACATGAACATTTTACCCACTGAAAACTCTATTAATTCAAAGAACGATTTAAAGTACATTTAGTTAACGTATTTTAATGATTTCTACATATCGAATCTGAATTCCTTTtgctaatatttttttcctgtaggATCTGAAAAGATCAGCCTGAGGGAAGCATCACCGGCACCGCGCTCCCCGGATCTCCAAAAAAGTGAGCACGATGCCAAAGAGGAAAGCGCAGACGAAGACATCGCGCTGGACGAAAGCGACGCGGAAGAGCCAAAGAAAGAAACGGACCAGGATGACGACTGGAGGAGAAAAACCGACGAGCTGGACTCCGATAAGAAGCCCTGCCGGAAGAAAAAGACGCGCACGGTGTTTTCCAGGAGCCAGGTCTTCCAGCTGGAGTCCACTTTCGACATCAAGCGCTACCTGAGCAGCTCGGAGAGGGCAGGCCTGGCCGCGTCCCTGCACCTGACCGAGACGCAGGTGAAGATCTGGTTTCAGAACAGGCGGAATAAGTGGAAGAGGCAGCTGGCCGCGGAGCTGGAGGCGGCCAACCTGAGCCATGCGGCGGCGCAGAGGATTGTGCGGGTTCCCATTCTTTACCACGAGAACGGAGCTCCAGAAACGAGCGGGGGCCCCGCTACAAACTCACCGGGAAGCCAGTCACTGCTCACTTTTCCCCACCACATGTACTATTCCCACCCAGTCCCACTGCTGAGGCCTGTTTAACACTGACTGTGTCATAATATACACTGTACATATGTTTTTAAACCAGAGTGAttgactgagaaaataaaatacaattttgtatattttgtagaTTAAAGGGacactactattattattattattattattattattattattattattattattattatatgtaacCATCCTTTATTGCTGAATTTCCCTTGAGCAGAGTCCCTTTTGCTCAGTTGCTCACATGGGAGGAACGATTATTgcattgatattattattataagtatGATACTGGTGAatcatatattttaatgtattattttcaGAAAAATAGGCGTTTTGAACAGGGTTGTCGTCTATATGTATTTTACGAatatttgtgtcagtgtttgtagcttaaaatgtgaaactgaatattttgatattttccaATATCGTGCAATACCGCTGGCTTCACATCAGGCTGCCAGGATTTGTCACCTATAGCTATAAAGAATTATCTTTGTTATAGTGAGGACAATCACGTggtccctaaaaaaaaaaaaaaatatccggAAAACTACAGGTGATGCtggcaattttattttatgatgcaGTACTTGGTTGACAGTCATTTTAAAGCCATGAAAGAGCCAAAATTTTTagcttctgtttttgtgttcggttttcttctgttgttgtaaaTGAAATTCTGTATATTATATGGTCTTACGCTCAGTAAAGGTTCGTTCCAAAAAGAAATGTATGGATCCTTACTGCAGTTGCGATGCACATGTTGTTGCAATCCTCTTATAAATTAGCACAGGTGtcaaaatgcttttaaattaGTAAATAAACCGTGAccatttatttgtaatttttttttttttgtgatcggAAAATTTGATGAGTTGCAAAGAACATTTTGAAAGAAAGATCGTTTGTGGGAACAAATGCTCGAACTAGTCCTTACCACAATGATGAAAGAGGTTCAGTGAtctcatgtgtgttttttgaaataattaattatttggcAGATTACAGTACTCTACAATTATTCTAAAACAATCGATCTACACTAGAAAAAGCTGCTAAGAATTGCAGCAGCAATTacaagatattttttatattatttattttttagtccaGGATCcagtctttttaaattaaagcgtTCATGCaattaaagttacattttttgCTGTCAAATGAGAAGAGGACCGAACAAGGCTACATGTTACCTGGTGCTTTTTTCAGAGACATTTTATGGGGCAAATGtcttcaccttcatcttcaAACCACAAAAAGAATATGAAGAAAGTGGTTCTAGCCATAGCCAATATATCTCCCTGTGGAATATGCTCTGCCAGTCTACCTGATGAAAATGTTCCTATCATGAGAATCTAGTGTAACCGAATCCAGTCTATAGCAGAATGccttaaaattattttttatggtttattatatttatggtttatatatatatagcacatttaCTTTAGTATTACATGCTTTAACTATAATATAACTACATTGTGCCTAACTGATCATATAGTTAACCTAAAACACTAAGgtctaagtcatatttgaatgttttcttttaacaagacaaaaacacaattttatcaagcacattgttgttgttttttttattattattaatattgtagCAGTAAGTCAAAAATTTACTTAGGTAATTTTGccattaggctaacgatattcagaaactactacttcctgtatAAGAAAGCGGACCTGTGTCACGTGATCTGTGTCCAGACAACGGAAACGCCCGTTCCGAGTTGAGATCAACCAATGAAATCTCAGGCGCCAACTTGAACATTTGATTCAACCAATCAGCGTCCAGGGGAGGGGCCTCGGTTCAGCGCTAACAGGAGAAGCTAGCTCAACGGAGCCACATTGCCTTCTAGCATTTTCTGTCCAATGCAAATACCCTATTTTTTTGTTACCAAACCAAAGCATAGGtcttgtgaaattaaaaaaaagcaccgCTCGCGTTTGAACGACACCAAAGTGAAGCGGTAAGTGAATCGCAAGGGCTCGTAGTCATTGTGTTTAACGTTACCGTGCTAAGCTAGCGTTAATAGCAAACACCGGTGGAAGTGGGCTCGGTGTATTTGCTGGGTGTAACGGAATACTCCTTGTGGtctatgtgaaataaaaactaataggACTTTAAAGCCACTAAGTGAAATCAGTGTTACACCACATCTACTAACAGGAAAAGCACGTAATTTAGCTGAAACGTTAGGACTAAGTAGTGGTTTTCTTTTGCCAGAGCTATGCAGGGAAGTCTGTGGATACTTGCTTCCTTAGTTACTTacttattattaatttatgtgGAGGGAAATTTGGTGTCCAGATGCTTCATCAGATATAAAAAGATATGAAAACTAACAGACTAGCTGGCCAATTCGCTCCCTGTTAATTGGCTAAAATGTAACTTGCTCCGTGTAAGGTCATTTCAGATCTTAAGCATCTATTATGAAGGGTGAgaataaatgatgtaaatgtcCAAGATGTCAGACTCAGCTTTGTAGCACTTCCTAAGACTTTATCCGTGCGGAATATTGCATTGTTTATACTTCACATTGAAATGTCCTTCTTATGAGACATATAAATATGCATCAGCTGCAGGGTTGCAGAGCCTTaacttgaaattaaaaaaatgttctctTGTGCAGATGACGGGCTCCAACGAGTACAAGTTGAACCAGGGACCAGAGGACAGCATCTCCTCTGTCAAGTTCAGCCCCAGCACAGCCCAGTTCCTCCTGGTTTCCTCTTGGGACTGCACCGTCCGCCTCTATGACGTCGTCGGCAACACCATGCGGATGAAGTACCAGCACTCGGCGCCGGTTCTTGACTGTGCTTTTTACGTAAGTTGCATATTCTTAGTTTGGGCTCCTTGCTGTCATGTCAAACCCACCCTGATCGCCATGCCAAACACAAAATATGTCACCTTTCACTTGCAGGACCCGACACATTCTTGGAGTGGAGGTTTAGACGCACAATTAAAAACTCACGATTTGAACACAGACCAAGGTATGGCACAAACCTGATGAGTGTGTAGCAATTAAATGTGACCTTCATCTTTATGTTTGAATACAGTGTTTTGAGTTTGTGCATTTATATTCGACAGATACAATAGTTGGATCACATGATGCCCCCATTCGTTGTGTGGAGTACTGCCCAGAAGTTAATGTCATGGTGACGGGCAGCTGGGACAGATCGGTTCGTCTGTGGGACCCGCGGACTCCCTGCAATGCTGGTACCTTCACACAGCCTGAAAAGGTAGAGCCATAGAGACACGCATGTTCTTATTTAAGACATCATTAAGATTATTTAGTTGCATCGGATCACAGTATGTTTTAAACGTAAACATTCTAGTTTCACATCTAAAGCTTTAGCTTTAATTGTATGTATTTATCATCCATAAATTGGTGggtcattttaacatgaaaccttatacacacatatatcaGATACTACTTTTGgcattgctgttttattttattttattattttttttaactctgtctGGACTCTTGCCCGCTGTTTTTGTGAAAGGTGTACACCCTCTCTGTGGCTGGGGATAAGATGATCGTGGGCACAGCCGGAAGACGAGTCCTGGTCTGGGATTTAAGAAACATGGGTTACGTACAGCAAAGGAGAGAGTCCAGTCTCAAGTATCAGACCCGCTGCATTAGAGCCTTTCCAAACAAACAGGTAATTTCAAACTGTACCCGGCTCTAATAAAATTGATAAACGTACATTTGCGTTAAGCATCGGTGGGTAATTAGCTCCCTACACCGCCTCGTATTACAGGTACAAATTTTAATATAAGGAAGCTGAATTGTAACCTCATATCTTCTGTCTCGGCTGCAGGGCTACGTCTTGAGTTCAATCGAGGGACGTGTAGCTGTGGAGTACCTGGACCCGAGCCAGGAGtttcagaagaagaagtatgCCTTCAAGTGCCACAGGCTGAAGGAAGACGGAATTGAGCATGTTTACCCCGTCAATGCCATCTCATTTCACAGTGCTCATAACACCTTTGCCACAGGTGCGATTGGCTAGTTAGTACTTGATAAGGAATATTTGtttcctcgtttttttttttctgtagttgAGCCTTTCTGTTTTGTAAAGGCTTTCCACTGACCTTTAACATTGAGCTGCCAAGGTTACGTGCAGAGCCCAGTTAATATAGATCCATATCTCATCTGTAACGCAGCTTGAAACGTTTGAGGTTGACCTTGAGCCTCTCCTTTTACCAGGTGGCTCTGACGGCTTCGTGAACATCTGGGACCCTTTCAACAAGAAGCGGCTGTGTCAGTTCCACCGTTACCCGACCAGCATTGCGTCACTGGCATTCAATAACGACGGCACCATGCTCGCCATCGCCTCCTCCTACATGCACGAGAAAGGAGATATCAGCCACCCGGAGGACGCCATCTTCATCCGCCAGGTCACAGACGCAGAGACGAAGCCCAAGTGAGTCTTCCTCAGCAACAACACGGCACGGCAGTTTACTACCGCCTGAATCTGTAAGCATGTTCTGTTTACAAGGAGCAcgtccagctgctgctgcattatGCTGATCTGTATCTCGGTCCGTCCACTTTTCAATATCCGACAGCTGAAAGATCCAACCCCCGGTATCATCTGCCGTTGTACGCCCGGTGACCAGACCAATGGAAAGTTGTTGGAGAATTTAATGCAATCCACTACAGCCAGACTGTAATAAATACCTgcactgtgacatttaaaatgtttcttgaaACCAGTCAGATGGTTGCTGATAGCTAGAATGTTACATTTTAtgttgcattattaaaaatattagtTGTAGTCGTTTATATAAGCAGTGAACCAAAAGCAGCTTAATGAAGCTACGTTTTTGGTTTCGTATTCAACATTGTCTTAAAGCGGGAATAAGTGTTTCTTTAGGTACACGTTGTGTCACAACCTTTAgatacatttcttttaaatttcttaTTGGGGTTTTGCAGACGTCTAGAGGATTTAGCTGGAGAGCCATCATTACTCCTGGAAGTAAAGGAGTTGGTACAGTCAGTATTAACAGTGTTGCAGGTTTACACACTTATCCTGCTCGCTCTACATTTCGGGCATTGTAGCGGCTCTTCCAAGAGGaatattaaacatatatttgttgtttttacatttcatgtttCGATCTATAATGATTTGGACGACAAGTAGTGTTGATTGGGGCTATGTATAGAATATAATGGGTAAAAATAATtgtagaaacaggaagtgacataacAGTGACCACCAGTTGAACGGTCCAGTCAGAGTTGgggaaaaatgaataataagtacagtatatactgtatagtcCCAAGGAAGTGTGGTGGGGTCACACATTATTTCTAAGttgttatttagttatttttttcactaaTCACCTGCTTACTATATTAATAACGTGGGTCTTTTCAATGCTCAATGCTGATTCGTCACCAATATTCAGcagtgtttgtaaaaaaaaaaaaaaaaaaaaaactcccaaagTCGCTTATAATATGCGACGTGGCAACACTGATCCCCAGAAAAATGGTGCCACCCGGCCAATGCAAGAACATGGCAACACGTCgcccatatttatacagtctgtgatGCATATTGTACACAATGACTTCCTCAGAGGGTGGATCCAGCTGTAACAAACATCTGTTTTAGCTGATGTTTCTCCGGCAGATTAGGAAGTTTACACAATCTGCGACGTTCACACCATGAGCCACACAAGTAGGAATCGTCTTTGAGTCGTCGTTGAGTGTTTAAAGTGTGTGCGCACTTAAAAATGAACTGGTGCAGCAAACACACGTGATTGTTTAACGTGTCGTCGAAGCCTCGAGTTCAATGAGTTCGACCCAGTGGTGTTGAGCATCAGTTTGTCACTAAATATCGTTTTATCGCTTTCTCTGAAATTGACTCGTAACCTGATGCTTTTCCAACATTAAGCTTCTGTTCAGATATTTTATTGAgagaaatgacacatttatCAAACCCAGAGAGCACtgtggtctttaatgtgacctaCTCCGTCTTCAACCAGTCTCCAGGTCGGCTGGTTTTGCTTCCACAGATGTGATTTGGTCGTCTCCGTGCATCGACGCAGTGATTCCTCAGCTCAATTAAatctcttccttttgtttttggtttacaGGTCAACCTGAGTGCACCACGGTCTTTATCACATTGGGTTTATCTGCTGGCATCCAGTGCACCACTAACTCACCGGTTCCTGTTGTTTCTTTCCATTCCAGTACGCCTGTTATTACTCCTCTGTTGTAAGTAATGTTTGTTGGAATTTCTCTTCTGtcatgttaaatattttattgtttcttgtcttccttgttTTTTGGCGATTTATATACAcctctttgtcattttttctaGTCTTTGGATCAGTCTTTTAATACTGATGCTTCACTGTGTTTGACACTTGTTGTACAATAAATTCTCTCAAGTTTTGACAAATGGCTTGAAGTCGATTCGTGTTccgggaaaagaaaaaaacggtGAAATTCTAGGAATGTGTCGGGGCAGAGGAGGTTGTTCTCTTGATGATGTGTTGAGGGGAAAGCGAGGATCCTCTCGTCTTGCTGAGGGCTCCACTTGCACCCAGACACTGACCTTTGCTGATAGACATCAGAGGTCTGTGTCCTAAACCAGAACCTGCTTTATTACTGGGGGGGGAGTAAACTGGATGACCTGGCTGCAAACCACAGacaagtcaaaccaaagtttcACACttgcataaaataataaaaaataaataaattctgattTGAATTTTAGTTTATTCAAGAATTGTATGTAAAgtacacaaaatacacaaattgcATTAAAGAGGATGACAGTGGAGGTTATTTAGTGctctagttttttttatttttttaaaaaaaaattcattatCATCGACTATCTGCTGCTTTGCGAGCTGCTACACTGGTGACAGGCTCGGATGTAACGCAGACCTTTTATAATGCAGTATATGAATGGGAACGCTGAACCCACACCAGTGCCCTGCTGAAGTCTAAGTGCggcccttttatttatttatttattttattttctcccctcGGTTCAGATTTTTCAGTGGCGACTAATGCAATTTCTGAAGCCCTTCAGCCAAAGCAGCGGAGAAGATATAGATGTCAATTATTCTATTTAAGAGctccaattttatttatttttttttttctaatggcTCTATCTGCTTCTGCAGGATCCTGGAAATGATTAGGTCGGTTTGGTGAAATGATGTAACTAATTCCCGTGATTGTCGATAATGAGTCTGCCCTTTGACGTTGGATTATGACTCCAGTTTAATATGAAACGGTATTCATTTTGGGACATAATTACGGCCCACGAAGCGGCCTGAGGGCCGGTCAGGGGTTTGTTGTTGGGGTTACGGTGAATTACCTAGTTTCCAATCATCTTTAGCTTCtgctaaattgtaaaatttaatCCTTTTAGTTGAACCTGCTGCGGTTTTCTTGTCTGTGCTGGATTGGTAGAATTAATTGAGCCACTAATTTGTTGGACGCATTAAAGAAAACTAGTATTTATTCCAACCTTTACACCGTAataaatcttttcctttttaaaggaTTTATTAAGCTCTTATTTACCATTTGCTGCTAATTCTCAGCATCTTCCTCTACGTCTCCACTCAGCTCTCTGGGTTTTTTATTCCTTCCTTCGCTAGAAAACATCCAGATGACCACATCTGCGGCTGTGTGGCCGGGCTCTGGTTTCCAACCGCTGAAGTGTTGCAGACAGTTTGGCTCTACATGAAACCGTTACATGACAATTAAAATGGGCGATTGTGCTCCAACAGCCTGTCAGGTGCATTTAACCCAACCACAAAGGGCTCTTATGTTCACTCAAGAGGGCACGGGTGACCTTCAGCCAGACACCCTATCCCTCAAGACCGGCTTCTGATATTGTATCGAGCTGATGATGCCGTCCTTCGTGATCTGTGGAGAAACGGGGAAATCACGTGGTGCGTCAGGAGAATATTGATGTTCTTCTCTGCAACACGCAGCAGAGATGCACACAGCGAAAGTTTTCCTTCCTTGTTCACCCAATTCAAGATTTCAAGTGAATTAAAGCAGGGGTTTtcaactgatggagagattaagtagggaccccctacctactatgtgttctatataaagTCAGCCTAGAgttacttataaatatacattattattatcattttgcattcaatattaagttattcctTTACTAGAATATGTTggcttcatgttaatgtgtgtttaaagaaattaatatatatatatgtatattatgtctaatcaaccaaacattttgcgaccccctgttgaagacctatgaattaGGCCATTCATTAACACTGAGAAGGAAAGTTTTCTATTAGGTTTTTAAGATGCAACTAATA
This window of the Mugil cephalus isolate CIBA_MC_2020 chromosome 16, CIBA_Mcephalus_1.1, whole genome shotgun sequence genome carries:
- the hmx3b gene encoding homeobox protein HMX3-B, with protein sequence MADSDTQETRQPAKDSPFSIKNLLNIEDKPAKPKSILGSSKGVFEGSFFSRLGELALPRVELPTQRIGLSAQYLERASTWWYPYTLGTHFRTGGSEKISLREASPAPRSPDLQKSEHDAKEESADEDIALDESDAEEPKKETDQDDDWRRKTDELDSDKKPCRKKKTRTVFSRSQVFQLESTFDIKRYLSSSERAGLAASLHLTETQVKIWFQNRRNKWKRQLAAELEAANLSHAAAQRIVRVPILYHENGAPETSGGPATNSPGSQSLLTFPHHMYYSHPVPLLRPV
- the bub3 gene encoding mitotic checkpoint protein BUB3 isoform X2 translates to MTGSNEYKLNQGPEDSISSVKFSPSTAQFLLVSSWDCTVRLYDVVGNTMRMKYQHSAPVLDCAFYDPTHSWSGGLDAQLKTHDLNTDQDTIVGSHDAPIRCVEYCPEVNVMVTGSWDRSVRLWDPRTPCNAGTFTQPEKVYTLSVAGDKMIVGTAGRRVLVWDLRNMGYVQQRRESSLKYQTRCIRAFPNKQGYVLSSIEGRVAVEYLDPSQEFQKKKYAFKCHRLKEDGIEHVYPVNAISFHSAHNTFATGGSDGFVNIWDPFNKKRLCQFHRYPTSIASLAFNNDGTMLAIASSYMHEKGDISHPEDAIFIRQVTDAETKPK
- the bub3 gene encoding mitotic checkpoint protein BUB3 isoform X1, translated to MTGSNEYKLNQGPEDSISSVKFSPSTAQFLLVSSWDCTVRLYDVVGNTMRMKYQHSAPVLDCAFYDPTHSWSGGLDAQLKTHDLNTDQDTIVGSHDAPIRCVEYCPEVNVMVTGSWDRSVRLWDPRTPCNAGTFTQPEKVYTLSVAGDKMIVGTAGRRVLVWDLRNMGYVQQRRESSLKYQTRCIRAFPNKQGYVLSSIEGRVAVEYLDPSQEFQKKKYAFKCHRLKEDGIEHVYPVNAISFHSAHNTFATGGSDGFVNIWDPFNKKRLCQFHRYPTSIASLAFNNDGTMLAIASSYMHEKGDISHPEDAIFIRQVTDAETKPKST